A genomic window from Nicotiana sylvestris chromosome 11, ASM39365v2, whole genome shotgun sequence includes:
- the LOC104220132 gene encoding agmatine coumaroyltransferase-2-like — MKMRIESSRIVKPIYEEISPTKSHISLSVFDKVTYDAHIAIIYAYRPPTPPNTAIELGLQKALTIYPEFAGRLGKDEHGNPVNILLNDEGVRFVEASANSTLDQVMPYKPSPSLLNLHPSLNDDVKELVQVQLTRFTCGSLAVGFTSNHMIADGQSTSNFLVAWGQACRGLRVNPIPLHDRTIFNPRNPPLVENEHKGVEFTSKLVKKEHLLNQAHHILEDIVVHKVHFTIEFLAKLKAKASSMNGNNKPYSTFESLIAHLWRGITKARGRNAFETTQIRIAVNGRARLNPRIPNEYFGNLVLWAFPTTKVKDLLREPLPHATKLIHDAVTKVNNNYFRSFIDFANTKVKEQDLIPTADMNDHILGPNLEVDSWLGFPFYDLDFGTGCPYIFMPSYFPVEGGMFFLPSFVGDGSIDVFIPLFQDNLPTFKKICYSLD, encoded by the coding sequence atGAAGATGAGAATAGAGAGTTCAAGAATCGTTAAGCCTATTTATGAAGAAATCTCTCCAACAAAAAGTCACATTTCCCTTAGTGTCTTTGATAAGGTTACATATGATGCACATATTGCTATAATATATGCCTATCGCCCTCCCACCCCACCAAATACTGCTATTGAATTAGGTCTTCAAAAAGCCTTAACGATTTATCCTGAATTTGCTGGGAGATTAGGCAAAGATGAACATGGAAATCCAGTGAATATTCTCCTCAATGATGAAGGGGTTAGATTCGTCGAGGCATCGGCCAATAGCACCCTTGATCAAGTAATGCCCTACAAACCTTCACCATCTTTGCTAAACCTACACCCTAGCTTAAATGACGATGTGAAAGAATTGGTGCAAGTTCAATTAACTAGGTTTACTTGTGGCTCTTTGGCGGTTGGCTTTACTTCCAATCATATGATAGCTGATGGCCAATCCACTAGCAACTTCTTGGTTGCATGGGGTCAAGCATGTCGAGGCCTCAGAGTCAATCCAATTCCTTTACATGATCGTACAATTTTTAACCCTCGAAACCCTCCTCTCGTCGAGAACGAGCATAAGGGGGTAGAGTTCACATCTAAGTTAGTGAAAAAAGAGCATTTGCTCAATCAGGCTCATCATATATTGGAAGATATAGTTGTACACAAAGTTCATTTTACTATTGAGTTTCTTGCCAAGCTAAAAGCTAAGGCTTCTTCTATGAATGGAAATAACAAGCCTTATAGCACATTCGAAAGTCTCATCGCACATCTATGGAGGGGCATAACTAAAGCTCGTGGCCGAAATGCCTTTGAGACCACACAAATCAGAATCGCAGTCAATGGTAGAGCGAGGTTGAATCCAAGAATACCTAATGAATATTTTGGAAACTTAGTCCTTTGGGCATTTCCAACTACAAAAGTAAAGGACCTTTTACGTGAACCTCTTCCACATGCAACAAAACTCATACATGACGCTGTTACAAAGGTAAACAACAACTATTTCAGATCATTTATTGACTTTGCCAATACCAAAGTGAAGGAACAAGATCTTATTCCAACAGCAGATATGAATGATCATATACTTGGCCCTAATCTTGAAGTGGATAGTTGGTTAGGGTTTCCATTCTATGACTTAGATTTTGGAACTGGTTGTCCTTACATTTTCATGCCTTCTTATTTTCCAGTAGAAGGTGGGATGTTTTTTCTACCATCTTTCGTTGGAGATGGAAGCATTGATGTTTTCATTCCTCTATTTCAAGACAACTTGCCCACCTTCAAGAAAATCTGCTATTCCTTAGATTAG